One Companilactobacillus heilongjiangensis genomic window, GTATCACAATTCACGTGAAGTAGTCTTTATCGCAATTATTTGTGCATTAGCTGTTGTTGGGCGAATTATTTTTGCGGCGTTGCCAGCGGTTAAACCAGAATTATTTATCTTGATAATGGGTGCCATCGTTAGTGGACCTGAAACAGGTTTTTTGATGGGAACAATTATTGCCCTGACTTCAAACATGTACTTCGGACAGGGAGTTTGGACGCCTTGGCAGATGTTTGGCCTTGGGGTTATCGGTTTGATTTCCGGATTAATGATGAATAAAAATGTTCCAACGTGGCTATTAGTTGTCTGGGGTTTTGCCAGTGGCTTTTTACTTGGTTGGATCATGGATATCTACTATATTATTGGTTTTGTTAACCCGATAACTGTTAAGAGTATTGTCGCATCAGTTGTTGCCAGCTTTTACTTTGACTTTGTCCATGCATTATTTACTGGCGTATTGTTATTAGTCGTTGGTAAACGTTGGATTAAATTGTTCAATAATTATAAGAAAAAGTACGATTTATTTAGGCAGTAAAAAAGAACATCCTCAAATGGGGATGTTCTTTTGGTTTTTAAGGAATTAATAAGTAAGCAAATGCGGCAACGGCACCACCAGCTAGAGGTCCAAGAACTGGAACCCAACTGTATGACCAGTCTGATTTGCCTTTGTTTGCGATTGGTAAGATTTGATGAGCAATTCTTGGTCCCAAATCTCTGGCCGGGTTGATGGCGTAACCAGTTGTCCCACCAAGTGAGAAACCGATTGCTGTAATCAATAATCCGACAACAATTGGATTTAATCCTTGGGTGAATTTACCGCGTGTAAATGCTAATAAGGCAAATACTAAGACGAATGTACCAATAAATTCACTTAAAAAGTTAAAGAAGTAATTTCTAATAGCAGGTCCGGTGGCGAAAACTCCTAGAATTGCAGCTGGATCGTCAGTTTCCTGCCAATGTGGGTAGTAATTGAGCCAAACGATTGCAGCACCGACAATGGCACCCAATGTTTGAGCAATGATATAAGGGATGACTGATGACCAAGGAAATACTCCGGCAATTGCCATACCTAAAGTTACAGCTGGATTTAAATGAGCGGGACTTAAGAATGCTGAACAATAAATACCTAAAGTAACGGCTAATCCCCAACCTAGGGCGATGGCAATCCAACCAGCACCTTCGGCCTTTGATTTCTTTAAACTAACGGCGGCAACAACACCATCACCTAGTAAAATTAAAACTAGGGTACCGATGAACTCACCGACTAATTGTAATGTTAAACTATCTTGCATAGGCTTTCCTCCATAAGTTCACATGACTACGCTTACATGCTATTATTATACATAGCTGTCGGCAATAACACCATGAATTTACGTTGTGAAAGTGTATTTTAAGTAGACAGATTGTATGAGGAGTATTAAAAATGAAAATTTATACCAGAACTGGCGATAAAGGCCAGACAAGAATTATTGGAAATGACGTACTTTATAAATCAGCTCCCAGAATTAATTCCTACGGGACAGTGGATGAGTTGAATTCTTTAGTTGGCGTTGTGATTGCTAACTTATCCGACAAGACGATTGTGTTAAAAGAAGAATTGGAAGAAATTCAACAGTTACTATTCGACTGTGGAACTGACTTAGCCATTTCACCAACTGACAAAAAGCATGAATTTATTTTCAAAGATGATAATGGTTCGGTTGATTGGTTAGAAAAGAAAATTGACGAATATACTGACAAGACTCCAAAGATTCAGAAGTTTATTTTACCAGGTGGTTCCAAAACAGCGGCTAATTTGCACATGGCACGCACAGTTACTAGACGTGCTGAAAGAGAAATCGTTGGTTTGATGCAAGAAGAGCCAATCAATGACTTCGTTTTGAAATTTATCAATCGTTTATCAGATTACTTTTTTGCGGCTGCTCGTTACAGCAACGTGTTGGATGGCGTTGAAGATATTCAATATCGTAACAGCAAACCAGTTTTTAGATAGGAGAAAGTTTTATGCGTTCAGAAAAGGAAAAAATGTTATCTGGGGATTTATACATCGCTAATGATCCCGAATTGCGTGAGGATTTTAAGAAGGCTAAGGAATTAGTTCGTGAGTTCAATCATACGACTGAATATCAATTGGATGAACGCCAAAGAATTATTAAGAGTTTGTTCAAGAAGAGTGGTAAAGGCGACTATCTTGAGCCACCATTCTATACGGATTACGGATGCAATACAGAGGTTGGAGACAACTTTTACGCTAATTACGAATGTATCATCCTAGATATTGCCAACGTTAAAATTGGGAATAATGTCTTTTTCGGCCCACGTGTCGGGCTTTATACAGCAGGTCATCCAATCGATGCAGTTATTCGTGGCGAAGCATTTGAGTACGGTAAGCCAATTACAATCGGGAATGACGTCTGGGTCGGCGGCAATGTAGTTATTAATCCTGGTGTGACGATTGGAAATAATGTTGTCATTGGTTCAGGCGCAATCGTTACCAAGGATATTCCAGATAATGTGATTGCGGTCGGTAATCCATGCAAAGTGTTGCGTGAGATTAATGATGAAGATAAGAAGTATTGGGAATTAGAAAAGAAACGTTACTATGAAAACTAAATTTCTAATTTAGAAGGGATGATGAGGGATGCTACTGGATTTGAAAAATTTAACTTGGTCAAATGATGATTATCAGCGCTTTTTGATGGAATTGAAGAGTTTAAGCGACCAGAAATATCGTGAACGCGCAGTGAAAATTGTGCCTACGGATTACAATATTTTGGGAATTGCCATGAGTGAGTTAAAAAAGATTGGTAAAGAAATCAGTCGGGGTAATCCAGATGCATTTTTAAAGGTGGTTGGAACTGAAAATTATGAAGTTGTGATTATTCAGGCATATGTTCTAAGCAATATGAAGCTGCCACTCTCAGAATTCCAAACTTATTGCGATGATTATTTAGCAAAATCCAATTCCTGGGCTACTTGCGATATGGTGATTCACTTTAAACAGGTACAACGGTTCATGCCAGATTTTTTGGTTAAAATAAAAGAGTATTTGAAGAGTGATAATCCATGGTTACAGAGAAGTGGCTTAGTTTTCCTTTTGAAATTCTATAATACAGCGGAGTATCGAGCTGAAATTGTAGAGTTGGCTAGGAAGATTGAAAGTGATAATTATTACGTTCAAATGGGTCAAGCTTGGTTGTATGCAGTTGTATTTCCTCATGATCAGGATAGGATTTATCAGGTTATCAAGGATGATACTCAGTCCAAGGTAGCCAAGTTAACTGTTCGAAAAATCAAATCGTTACGCCATACGACGGAAGCAGAAAAAGAAATGTTAACATCATTGTTATAGTTAGAAAGACAAAAACACCATACGTCCGATAATTTTTTATCGAGTGTATGGTGTTTTATTTAGTTTTATATTTCAAAAAGTTCTTCCAAATGTTGAATAACACCTTGTTGATTGTTGTCGACAGTTTCAAATGGAGCTGTCTCGTGAACAATTGGTGAAGCATTTTTCATAGCAACACCATGTCCAACGTATCGTAACATTTCCAGATCGTTGCCACCATCGCCAAAGGCACACATCTCATCTGGTTTAATATTCAATTTTTCTGACAAATAATCCAGACCAGTTGCCTTGTTGACGTCGGCACGAATAACGTCAATATCGCCGTGACCACTAGTTACGATCGAAACATCTGGTCCAATCATCTCGGATAATCTTTCCATATATTCTTCAGTTTCATCCTTAGGGCAGCTGATAGAAAATTTCAAAATCCCATCGTTGACGTCTTCTAATTTATCGACACTAGTAATTTCTGGAAAATAGAATTTACTCATTTTGTAAAAATCTGGAGTTACATCTTTTCTAATATAAGCGGATTTTTCACCACACATAATTGATTGCACGTCATCAAGATTGTCGAGGACCTTGATAGTTTTAGCAATAACGTCAGCTGGAAAAATATCTGTCTTGTAAATTTCATCATGGCTACCGACTAGAGCACCATTTTCAGCCACAAAGAGAGTTTTGGGAAAATCTTTGAAGAAATCTTTTAATTGATAATATTGATTACCACTGGCGGAAACAAAAGTGATACCGTTTTGTGTCATATAGTCATAAACTCGGCGAAAACGGTCAGTATCAAAGTGTTTGTCGTCAGTTAGAAAAGTTCCATCCATGTCTGTTGCAACAAGTTTGATTGTCATAATAAATTCCTTTCAATTTCAAAGCATTATACTGATGATTTTATCCGGAAATGCTTATTTTTAGCAACTGATTTTGGCAAGTTAAAAAATTAATTACAATTCGTATCTTTAGAAAATAAATTTATCCAACGCCTTGGCAATACCGTCATTGTCATTGGTATCAGTGATGTAGTCAGCGTGTTCCTTGGCTAAATCTGATCCATTGCCCATACAAACTGCCGTTCCAGCAAATTTGAACATTGGTAAGTCGTTTTGTTCGTCACCGAAAGCCATGACTTCTTCAGATTTAATATTTAAAAGCTCAGTTAGTTGCGTTAGACCGCTACCTTTATTGACATTTTTATGCATCAGTTCCAAAAAGTTATCAGCTGCCCGAACAACATAGTAGTCGTTGGCGAATTCATCTTTGACCGGCTTTTCATAAGCATCTAGAGTTTCTTTTTCACCGACAATGGCTGCCTTGGGAATTTCGAAATCGGCAGGTAATTCATCAGGCGTTCTGACAAAAATACCAGCACTGTTTTCCCAAGCTTGGACGACGGCAATACGATTAATATCGTGGTTTGAGGTATAGACGTTGCTGTCATCATCTAAAACATAGTATTGCATATCGTTGTCATTAACGTATTTAACAATGCGGCGATAATCAGCGTTGGTTAGAATTTGGCGGGATAAAATTTTACCAGATACGGTTTCAATCAAGGCGCCGTTATAAGTAATGACATATTGCTCATCACCAGAAACTCCGAGTTCCTTGAGAAATGGACTGACACCGGCTAAAGGACGGCCAGAGCAGAGGACAATTTTAATACCTTGTTGGAGAGCTTTTTGTAAAGCTAATTTGGTATCTTCAGTAATTTTACTTTGCGAATTCAATAATGTTTGATCAATATCTAAAGCAATCAATTTAATCATAAGTAGCTCCCTTTTTAAATCTAGTTAATTAAGATAAAGACATTGTATCAAATCAGTAAAACGGTTTCAATCAGTGATGAAGTCATTCAAAATTTTGTGTCGTCCAATTGTTGCTAGTCCAAGACGGTAGTCCTTTTCAAAATTACGGTCAAAATCAATCGTATATTTTTCATGTAGGGGTAAACGTCTTTGAATAGTCTGTTTTATTTGATCAATTTGCAAATTTGAAAGTTGAGATTTTTCAGCATAAATAATAATTAAATTTGGATTGAGAAAACTGATGATATTTTGAATGTGCTGAACTATCTGTTGAGAAAGGGCAGCATTGTGGTCAATCGTGCTATAAGAAATCTCTCCAGCCAGACCATCCGCACCATTTATCAGCCGATTATTAATAACGATTCCCACGCCTGGTTCAAAATTGTTAGGGAAATAAATTCCGACGGCAATATTTTGACTCTCATTCAATTCAGTTGCAGCTCCAAAAGTGCTGGCATTAGCATCATTGACAACCACTGTTTTAATATCGGTAGCCGTTTCAATAGCTAAAGACAAATTGATACCTTGCAACGATTTAACATCGCTAATTTGTAAATAACCATTCAATTCAGCACCAGGAACGCCAATAATAATTTTTTCTGGTTTATTGTTAGTTGTCTGTACTTTGATAAACTCAGTCAGTTGTTCGACCGAAGTAATCGGCTGGTCATTGAATTGTTTTTGTAAAATTTTTCCTTGTAAATTAGTTAGAAAGAAATTGGCTTTGATTTTCGAGCCATCTTCAACTAAAGAAATGATGCCAAGTTGGTAAGCATCATAATTTAACCGATATATTTTAGCGCGCCGACCACGAGTATTGACGTAATCGGTGGTAATAATTTCAGTATTATTAAGAATTATTGCCAGCAATTTATTGATACTGACGATACTTAAACCAGTTAAAGCGGATAATTCTTTAGCTGAAAGCTGTTCATTTTCGTCCAACAAATCCAGAATAGCCTGTAGGTTTTGTTGGCGGGCGGATAAGCGCAGATCTGTTTTCAAAATATTCCTCCTCAGTAATGGATAGGTAATTCAAAGTAGATAAAAAAATTTATTAAATTTAGATTGATAATATGTTTAAACAACGTGCATAATGTATATAGAAAGATTATTGTAGTAGCCGTTTCCAGAGCTGAGAGTATTCATCTGCTGCGCGGCACGACCCGAGCCAAAAAGCGGTCTCGAGTCTCGCTTGAAGCCTTTCCAAAAACCGGAAAGTCTCCAACACGTCCGGTGGTGTAATGGCTAAAGCCATAACGCCACTTTCGCTGCGGATGAATACTCTCAGTTCTTCCAACTAGTTAATTTTTTATTAGCGTTATTTCTAAAATAATTTAAAATAATCTAGTTGTGGGATGCTGGTGAAATGGTAAGCCACAGTGGAGGTGGCGTTGGAGCATTAGTTCCTACACCATGGGGCGAGTTTTGAGTTTTGCGTACTTTGTAAAGTTCGAACCGTTCCGCACAGCTTGTGAATATTTCCCAGCTCTGTAGACGGAATTCAATGTCCAAACAAAAAGGATGGTAATGCTTATGATTAAAAATGATTACAACGTAGAACTGAATCGCTTAAATCAAATTGATGCAGTCGATATCCCTCATTTAAAGAATGTTCAAATGATTGTTAAAGACCGCATTGATACACATTCATATGACCCTATGATCTATGACCATCTGAAGAATCTATCTGATGAACCTAGTTTACCAAATGATTTGACTCAATTGCGTGATGGAAACAATCATAATGATATTCCTGAAGCAATGTATCCTAATGTAACTGTTGATGAAGAATATACAGATGCTTTGAATCGCCATGTTCGTTATTTGAAAATCTATCGTAACGATATAACGGTAGAATCTAAAGCGCTAGTTTATATGCATGGTGGCGGCTTTTACGGTGGTACTCCAGAAGATACTTTACCATTTTTACAGCTATTAGCCACTAAATTTACTGGAGTAATTTATAGTGTCGATTATGGTATCGCACCTGAAAATCCATTTCCATCTGGTGTTGAAGATGCCTTTTCAGTTGTTTCAGCAATCAGCCACTTGTATGATGAAATTTCATTGTCTGGTGATTCAGCCGGCGCAGCGATTGCTCTGGGTGTCAGCCAATTATGTCATTTAACAGGTATCTGCGAGATTTATAAACACGTGCTATTTTATCCGACGGTTGTTCATGGTTCAGATCATGATGGTTCGTTGTGGAATGACCGTCTAATACCCGTTAAAGATGAGCAACGTCGAGCTTTGCACAACAATTATACCCAATTTAAATCACTTGATACGATTATGACCGATTATTATACAAACCACCAAGGACTTGATTTGTCTGCTCCTATTTTGTCACCACTATATGCTGAGCCGTTGAATTTTAAACATACTTTAGTTTTGACGGGCGAATTTGACCCATTCCGTTTGCAAGATGAGGCATTTGTCCAAAAGATAGGCATGGCAGGATGTGAAGCTAAATATATCCGTTATGGTGGCTTAGCACACGCTTTTCTCAATTATGTGGGACGCATTCCAGCAGTTGAAGATGCGTTAAATGAATGTGCCGATGCTTTAAATTAAAAAAGCCCGAAAGCTATTAACTTTCGAGTTCTTCATCGGTTCCCAAGAGATTCTTGAGATTTCTAAGTTTTTTAAGTTCCATTCTCCAAGTACTTACTAAGACTAGGACTGAACCCATCCAGGCAAGTGGATTGGCCATTGCAGCCCCGTAAAATCCAAATAAACGAACTAAAACGATACCTGCAAAAACTCTCATTAGAAGCTCGGCAATACCGGCGATAGTGGGAGCTTTTTGGTTGCCCAGTCCTTGCAAGGTGTACCTGACGATAAATAATATCGAAAGAATAAAGTAACTGGAACCATTGAAATAGTAATAAATTTGAACCAAATGTAAGACAGTTTCTTGACTGCCATTCATGAATAGATGAGAAATGCTACGACCAAAGAAGATTAAAAAGGCACCAATAATCAAACTTGCGGAGACAGAGATTAGAATGCCATCTTTAACCCCTTGTAAAATACGGTCGAATTTTTTACCACCAAGATTTTGAGCAGTGTAGTTTACCAAAGCTAAGCCAAAACTGAAGGCAGGTAAAGTAGCAATTTGTTCAACTCTACCGGCAACAGTGTAAGCAGCTACGGCGTTTGCTCCCAAAGTATTCAACATAACTTGTAGGATAATCGAACCGATAGCGATAATGGATGATTGAAATCCCATCGGTAAACTAATTTGAAGTAATTTTTTAATTTCAGCTTTATCAATCTTGAAGTCACTCTTCGTTAAAATCAAGTAGGGAATGTGACGACGAATGTAGAAGTATAAAATCACAAAAGTAATTGTTTGTGCGACAACTGTAGCCAGCCCGGCACCAGCAACGCCCATGTGTAAGTACAAAATGAAGACTAGTTCCAATAAGATATTTAGAACAGTACTTACAATTAAGAAAAATAGAGGAACACGGGAGTCCCCAAGCGCCCGCATCGTATTTCCCAGAAAATCAAAACCAACAAAAGAAAATATTCCTGCAAAAATAATTTCCAAAAAGATAAATGAATCATGAATCAACACCTTGGGAGTTTGCATTACTACAAGCAAAGGATAAGCAATCAAAAGGGCAAGGATAGTAAAAATTACGGCAATGCAGATTGAAATGATAATTCCAGATGCAAAACTTTTTCGAACCCCTCGTTCATCGTTAGCCCCGTATTTTTGAGCAGTCAAAATAGTTAAACCACTGGTCATACCTTGAGCAAATCCGATGACCAAACCTGTTAATCCCCCAGTTGCACCAACACTGGCAAGAGCATCGACACTGATTGTTTTTCCGACAATTAATGTATCAATCAAACTGTAAAATTGTTGGAAAAAGTTACCTAATAGTAAAGGAATCGTGTACAGAAATATAACTTTCATAGGTCTTCCTTGCGTCAGATCTATCATATGTGTATATCCCTTTCATAAAGATTAACGTGTAATGCTAGTTAAATATGCCGTCTCCAGAGCTGGGAAATATTCACAAGCTGTGCGGAACGGTCCGAGCCAAAGAGCGGTCTCGAACCACGGCACACAAATATTTCCCAGCTCTTCCGACTAATTAATCTATATTAATTGAACGCAAGAGTATTCATGCTCAACTAATTTTATATATAGAAATATAGTCTATGAGAATATCTGCAATAAATTATCAACTAGCACTTTCCGTTAAGATTAAGACTATTTTAGCATGTTTATTTTTTATAATGATGTTGTTTGCGCATAAAAAAATTAATTTTTTTGGTTAGTTTGTTGAGTAATGCCGTTTCCTGCTGTCGGAAATGTAGTACCGCTTTGGGGACCGGAAGTTAGTTTTGATATAAAAGAACGATTCTCTGATGATTAAGATATATCAGAGGTTCCTGTAAACATCAAAAAGGTTCTGAGCTTGGAAGTTAATCCAGACTCAGAACCTTATTTGTTGAAGGATTAATACGTTAGTTGAATCTCTAGATTGGCGGTTAATGGCAATTTCTTGCCAATGAAAATCACTTCGGTATCTTGATTAGCTTTGATTGAAACGCCATCTGAGGTGATCTGGAATTTGAATTGTGTGCCTTTGAAATTCATCTTGAAATCAATTTCTTCCCACTGTTCAGGCATATTAGGGTCAATTTCCAATACATCGCCACGGTAGTCAATGCCGGCAAAGAAGGAAGTTACTAGATTTAGCGTTGCTCCCATAACGCCCAAATGGATTCCTTCAGCAGTTGTTCCACCTTGAATATCGTAGTAATCGCTTGTTAAAGCCTCATAGAACAACTTCCAAGCTGTCTTGGTATCGTCTGCTTTTAACAGTAGCATTGAGTACACGATTCTGGATAACGTTGAGCCGTGAGTTGTCCGCTCAATGTAATACTTAACATTGTCGTTGATAAACATTTCATGATTGGTGATGGGGTAGCCGAGGTCAGACAGGATGTCGAAAAAGTCCTGGTCGGTTAAATTAAATAGAGCCATTAGTGTGTCAGCTTGTTTGGCAACTTGATAGTTGTCTGGTGTGTCATCGTGAGCTTTGAGGATTCGATCCATACGTGAAATATTGCCATATTGTTTACGATATTTGTCAAAATCGAGTCGTTTCAAATCAAAATAACCTTCAAATTGTCCGAGAATATCATCTTGGAAATCGAGTTTTAAGTTATGTCTGATGTCATCGAGTTTTTGAATATCA contains:
- a CDS encoding ECF transporter S component, translating into MNRKSISLLTLAVAVLLLMVIFASKNYLLFSFGFLIVTLGIYFWRFEKAYHNSREVVFIAIICALAVVGRIIFAALPAVKPELFILIMGAIVSGPETGFLMGTIIALTSNMYFGQGVWTPWQMFGLGVIGLISGLMMNKNVPTWLLVVWGFASGFLLGWIMDIYYIIGFVNPITVKSIVASVVASFYFDFVHALFTGVLLLVVGKRWIKLFNNYKKKYDLFRQ
- a CDS encoding MIP/aquaporin family protein, encoding MQDSLTLQLVGEFIGTLVLILLGDGVVAAVSLKKSKAEGAGWIAIALGWGLAVTLGIYCSAFLSPAHLNPAVTLGMAIAGVFPWSSVIPYIIAQTLGAIVGAAIVWLNYYPHWQETDDPAAILGVFATGPAIRNYFFNFLSEFIGTFVLVFALLAFTRGKFTQGLNPIVVGLLITAIGFSLGGTTGYAINPARDLGPRIAHQILPIANKGKSDWSYSWVPVLGPLAGGAVAAFAYLLIP
- a CDS encoding cob(I)yrinic acid a,c-diamide adenosyltransferase; translated protein: MKIYTRTGDKGQTRIIGNDVLYKSAPRINSYGTVDELNSLVGVVIANLSDKTIVLKEELEEIQQLLFDCGTDLAISPTDKKHEFIFKDDNGSVDWLEKKIDEYTDKTPKIQKFILPGGSKTAANLHMARTVTRRAEREIVGLMQEEPINDFVLKFINRLSDYFFAAARYSNVLDGVEDIQYRNSKPVFR
- a CDS encoding sugar O-acetyltransferase, encoding MRSEKEKMLSGDLYIANDPELREDFKKAKELVREFNHTTEYQLDERQRIIKSLFKKSGKGDYLEPPFYTDYGCNTEVGDNFYANYECIILDIANVKIGNNVFFGPRVGLYTAGHPIDAVIRGEAFEYGKPITIGNDVWVGGNVVINPGVTIGNNVVIGSGAIVTKDIPDNVIAVGNPCKVLREINDEDKKYWELEKKRYYEN
- a CDS encoding DNA alkylation repair protein, whose protein sequence is MKNLTWSNDDYQRFLMELKSLSDQKYRERAVKIVPTDYNILGIAMSELKKIGKEISRGNPDAFLKVVGTENYEVVIIQAYVLSNMKLPLSEFQTYCDDYLAKSNSWATCDMVIHFKQVQRFMPDFLVKIKEYLKSDNPWLQRSGLVFLLKFYNTAEYRAEIVELARKIESDNYYVQMGQAWLYAVVFPHDQDRIYQVIKDDTQSKVAKLTVRKIKSLRHTTEAEKEMLTSLL
- a CDS encoding Cof-type HAD-IIB family hydrolase, with the protein product MTIKLVATDMDGTFLTDDKHFDTDRFRRVYDYMTQNGITFVSASGNQYYQLKDFFKDFPKTLFVAENGALVGSHDEIYKTDIFPADVIAKTIKVLDNLDDVQSIMCGEKSAYIRKDVTPDFYKMSKFYFPEITSVDKLEDVNDGILKFSISCPKDETEEYMERLSEMIGPDVSIVTSGHGDIDVIRADVNKATGLDYLSEKLNIKPDEMCAFGDGGNDLEMLRYVGHGVAMKNASPIVHETAPFETVDNNQQGVIQHLEELFEI
- a CDS encoding Cof-type HAD-IIB family hydrolase, producing MIKLIALDIDQTLLNSQSKITEDTKLALQKALQQGIKIVLCSGRPLAGVSPFLKELGVSGDEQYVITYNGALIETVSGKILSRQILTNADYRRIVKYVNDNDMQYYVLDDDSNVYTSNHDINRIAVVQAWENSAGIFVRTPDELPADFEIPKAAIVGEKETLDAYEKPVKDEFANDYYVVRAADNFLELMHKNVNKGSGLTQLTELLNIKSEEVMAFGDEQNDLPMFKFAGTAVCMGNGSDLAKEHADYITDTNDNDGIAKALDKFIF
- a CDS encoding ROK family transcriptional regulator produces the protein MKTDLRLSARQQNLQAILDLLDENEQLSAKELSALTGLSIVSINKLLAIILNNTEIITTDYVNTRGRRAKIYRLNYDAYQLGIISLVEDGSKIKANFFLTNLQGKILQKQFNDQPITSVEQLTEFIKVQTTNNKPEKIIIGVPGAELNGYLQISDVKSLQGINLSLAIETATDIKTVVVNDANASTFGAATELNESQNIAVGIYFPNNFEPGVGIVINNRLINGADGLAGEISYSTIDHNAALSQQIVQHIQNIISFLNPNLIIIYAEKSQLSNLQIDQIKQTIQRRLPLHEKYTIDFDRNFEKDYRLGLATIGRHKILNDFITD
- a CDS encoding alpha/beta hydrolase fold domain-containing protein, translated to MIKNDYNVELNRLNQIDAVDIPHLKNVQMIVKDRIDTHSYDPMIYDHLKNLSDEPSLPNDLTQLRDGNNHNDIPEAMYPNVTVDEEYTDALNRHVRYLKIYRNDITVESKALVYMHGGGFYGGTPEDTLPFLQLLATKFTGVIYSVDYGIAPENPFPSGVEDAFSVVSAISHLYDEISLSGDSAGAAIALGVSQLCHLTGICEIYKHVLFYPTVVHGSDHDGSLWNDRLIPVKDEQRRALHNNYTQFKSLDTIMTDYYTNHQGLDLSAPILSPLYAEPLNFKHTLVLTGEFDPFRLQDEAFVQKIGMAGCEAKYIRYGGLAHAFLNYVGRIPAVEDALNECADALN
- a CDS encoding MATE family efflux transporter — its product is MIDLTQGRPMKVIFLYTIPLLLGNFFQQFYSLIDTLIVGKTISVDALASVGATGGLTGLVIGFAQGMTSGLTILTAQKYGANDERGVRKSFASGIIISICIAVIFTILALLIAYPLLVVMQTPKVLIHDSFIFLEIIFAGIFSFVGFDFLGNTMRALGDSRVPLFFLIVSTVLNILLELVFILYLHMGVAGAGLATVVAQTITFVILYFYIRRHIPYLILTKSDFKIDKAEIKKLLQISLPMGFQSSIIAIGSIILQVMLNTLGANAVAAYTVAGRVEQIATLPAFSFGLALVNYTAQNLGGKKFDRILQGVKDGILISVSASLIIGAFLIFFGRSISHLFMNGSQETVLHLVQIYYYFNGSSYFILSILFIVRYTLQGLGNQKAPTIAGIAELLMRVFAGIVLVRLFGFYGAAMANPLAWMGSVLVLVSTWRMELKKLRNLKNLLGTDEELES